A window of Zingiber officinale cultivar Zhangliang chromosome 5A, Zo_v1.1, whole genome shotgun sequence contains these coding sequences:
- the LOC121981590 gene encoding probable solanesyl-diphosphate synthase 3, chloroplastic, with product MMLSLTFPSVDLSQVGCLRRLRARPLWRSRSARSLGARCLVSTTQDDVRSGGVKPAVASSGSIQVSSLLEVVSGDIKRLNENLKALIGAENPVLVSAAEQIFGAGGKRLRPALVFLVSRATAQISGLKELTIQHQRLAEIIEMIHTASLIHDDVIDDSGIRRGKETVHQIYGTRVAVLAGDFMFAQSSWYLANLENIEVIKLISQVIKDFASGEIKQASSLFNCDATLEDYLLKSYYKTASLVAASSKSASIFSRVDTSIGERMYEFGKNLGLSFQVVDDILDFTQSTEQLGKPACSDLSKGILTAPVIFALEKEPTLREIIDSEFSEDGSFDTAIELIHQSGGLSRAHELAKQKAEIAIKNLECLPESEFRNSLEGIVKYNLERID from the exons ATGATGCTGTCATTGACCTTCCCGAGCGTGGATCTTAGTCAGGTCGGCTGCTTGAGACGGCTGCGCGCTCGACCTCTGTGGAGGTCGAGATCGGCACGCAGCCTGGGTGCTCGATGTTTAGTCTCAACGACCCAAGATG ATGTTCGGAGTGGCGGCGTGAAGCCTGCGGTGGCTAGCAGTGGCTCTATCCAAGTTTCTTCTTTGCTAGAAGTGGTTTCTGGTGACATAAAGAGGCTAAATGAGAACCTAAAAGCA CTCATCGGTGCAGAAAATCCAGTTCTAGTATCTGCAGCGGAACAAATATTTGGTGCTGGGGGAAAGAGGCTTCGACCGGCTCTGGTCTTCCTAGTTTCAAGGGCGACTGCTCAAATATCTGGCTTGAA GGAACTTACTATCCAACATCAACGTTTGGCAGAGATAATAGAGATGATTCATACTGCAAGCCTAATACACGACGATGTCATAGACGACAGCGGGATTCGAAGAG GGAAAGAAACGGTTCATCAAATTTATGGGACCCGAGTGGCTGTCCTGGCAGGAGATTTCATGTTTGCGCAATCTTCGTGGTACCTTGCAAATCTCGAAAACATTGAAGTAATAAAGCTCATTAGTCAG GTTATCAAGGACTTTGCGAGCGGTGAAATAAAACAAGCATCGAGCCTCTTCAACTGCGATGCAACTCTTGAAGACTATCTACTCAAGAGCTACTACAAGACCGCCTCTCTAGTTGCAGCAAGCTCCAAGTCTGCTTCGATATTCAGCCGTGTTGACACAAGTATAGGTGAACGAATGTATGAATTCGGGAAGAACCTCGGTCTCTCATTTCAGGTAGTCGATGACATTTTGGATTTCACCCAATCAACGGAACAGTTAGGGAAACCGGCTTGCAGTGACTTATCAAAGGGGATTTTAACCGCCCCGGTTATTTTTGCCCTGGAAAAGGAACCTACACTAAGAGAAATCATTGACTCTGAGTTCAGCGAAGATGGTTCATTCGACACTGCAATCGAGTTGATTCATCAAAGCGGTGGGCTCAGTAGGGCGCATGAGCTAGCAAAACAGAAAGCTGAAATCGCAATAAAAAACCTGGAGTGCCTTCCTGAGAGCGAGTTCAGAAACTCCCTCGAGGGGATTGTAAAATATAACCTCGAACGGATTGACTGA